From a region of the Neobacillus niacini genome:
- a CDS encoding CotH kinase family protein, with amino-acid sequence MLKYEIFINPKWLQKLEDDIWEDEHVPALLKIANKRYKIGLTYRGNVIRKKKKKSYNIIFQKPYLFDGAHEIHLNAEYDDISLSRNKLSLDFFDTIGVISPHSKHVLLYINGFCKGIYLELESFDQHLLKKRNLPDGPIIYATNYFANFSLISPENELKTSLAEGYTIKYGEDKDLSLLEDFIAMINTSPNEEFEKEVDKFLDIKKYLTWLAGVVCTQNFDGFIHNYALYLNSKTNLFEITPWDYDGTWGRDLHGRKLDHDFVPITGYNTLTGRLLHIQRYRLQYKEILASILTTHFNIEALEPIIEQQFQLLKPFIRTDPYINMNEKYFDKEKDVILKFIEKRNGYLKKELASL; translated from the coding sequence GTGTTAAAATATGAAATCTTTATTAATCCAAAATGGCTGCAAAAGTTGGAGGATGATATTTGGGAGGATGAGCATGTCCCAGCCTTATTAAAAATTGCCAATAAACGATACAAAATTGGACTCACCTATCGGGGAAATGTCATCAGAAAGAAGAAGAAAAAATCCTATAATATTATTTTTCAAAAACCTTATCTATTTGATGGTGCTCATGAAATTCATTTAAATGCCGAATACGATGATATTTCACTGAGTCGGAACAAACTCTCGCTCGATTTTTTTGATACCATTGGCGTTATTTCTCCACACTCCAAACACGTGCTTCTTTATATCAATGGTTTTTGTAAAGGAATTTATTTGGAACTAGAATCCTTTGACCAACATCTTTTGAAAAAAAGAAATCTTCCTGATGGACCAATCATATATGCCACTAATTATTTTGCAAACTTCTCATTAATCTCTCCAGAGAACGAATTAAAAACGAGTTTAGCTGAAGGCTATACAATAAAATATGGTGAGGATAAAGACCTATCTTTATTAGAGGATTTTATTGCAATGATCAACACCTCTCCAAATGAGGAATTTGAAAAAGAAGTTGATAAATTTCTAGATATTAAGAAATATCTTACATGGCTTGCCGGTGTCGTTTGTACACAGAACTTCGATGGCTTTATCCATAACTATGCTCTCTATTTAAATAGCAAAACCAATCTCTTTGAAATTACCCCTTGGGATTATGATGGTACCTGGGGAAGAGACCTTCATGGAAGAAAGCTAGATCACGATTTTGTCCCCATCACTGGATATAACACCTTAACTGGACGACTTCTCCATATTCAACGATATAGATTACAATACAAAGAAATCCTTGCTTCCATCTTAACTACCCACTTCAATATTGAAGCTTTAGAGCCAATAATCGAACAACAATTTCAATTATTAAAGCCATTTATTAGGACAGATCCCTATATAAATATGAACGAGAAATATTTTGATAAAGAAAAAGATGTCATTCTCAAATTTATTGAGAAGAGAAATGGTTATTTAAAGAAAGAATTGGCATCATTATGA
- the treC gene encoding alpha,alpha-phosphotrehalase → MSTSWWKTAVVYQIYPKSFNDTTGNGTGDIQGIIQKLDYLKELGVDVLWLTPIYKSPQRDNGYDISDYYNIQEEYGTMDDFDQLLLEAHKRGIKIIMDIVINHTSTEHEWFRQAKSSKDNPYRDFYIWKDGKDGLPPTNWESKFGGSAWQWDETTGQYYLHLFDVTQADLNWEYPKVRQALYEMMHFWLKKGVDGFRLDVINLISKNQQFPEDNSDGRKFYTDGPRIHEFLHEMNQEVFSKYDIMTVGEMSSTSIDNCIRYTNPREEELNMTFSFHHLKVDYPNGEKWTKADFDFHALKNILSDWQVEMNKGGGWNALFWCNHDQPRVVSRFGDDQQYHKESAKMLATTIHMMQGTPYIYQGEEFGMTNPKFDKIDDYRDVESLNMFEILKKDGLPEQEIIEILKQKSRDNSRTPVQWNASEHAGFTTGTPWIYTAANYKEINAENAMKDSDSVFYHYQELIHLRKEYDVITNGDYELVSEDHDSVFAFARKTEHEMLLVINNFYGKDIAYSLPEGLDIDGLTSSVLLSNYEDSAPLSKEIQLRPYESIVYHLKK, encoded by the coding sequence ATGTCAACATCATGGTGGAAAACAGCAGTTGTGTATCAAATTTATCCAAAAAGCTTTAATGATACGACCGGCAATGGTACCGGCGATATTCAAGGAATCATCCAAAAGCTCGACTATTTAAAGGAGCTTGGTGTCGATGTTCTTTGGCTCACTCCGATTTATAAATCCCCCCAACGAGATAATGGTTATGATATAAGCGACTATTACAACATTCAAGAAGAATACGGTACGATGGATGACTTCGACCAGCTTCTTTTAGAAGCACATAAGCGCGGAATCAAAATCATTATGGATATTGTCATCAACCATACATCCACTGAACATGAGTGGTTCAGGCAAGCAAAATCCTCAAAAGACAATCCATACCGCGATTTTTATATATGGAAAGATGGAAAAGACGGCCTCCCTCCTACCAACTGGGAATCAAAATTTGGCGGCTCAGCATGGCAATGGGATGAAACCACTGGCCAGTATTACCTCCATTTATTTGATGTTACCCAGGCCGATTTAAACTGGGAATACCCGAAGGTACGTCAAGCATTATATGAAATGATGCATTTCTGGCTCAAAAAAGGCGTCGACGGCTTCAGATTAGACGTAATCAATTTAATATCCAAAAACCAGCAGTTCCCTGAAGATAACAGTGACGGACGTAAATTTTATACCGATGGACCAAGAATTCATGAGTTCCTCCATGAGATGAACCAAGAGGTTTTTTCAAAATATGACATCATGACCGTTGGCGAAATGTCTTCTACATCCATCGATAATTGCATTCGTTACACGAATCCACGTGAAGAAGAGCTCAATATGACCTTCAGCTTCCATCATTTAAAAGTCGATTATCCAAATGGTGAAAAATGGACGAAAGCTGATTTTGACTTCCATGCTTTAAAAAACATTCTGTCCGATTGGCAGGTTGAGATGAATAAAGGCGGCGGCTGGAATGCCCTCTTCTGGTGCAACCATGATCAGCCTCGTGTTGTCTCAAGGTTCGGTGATGATCAGCAGTATCACAAAGAATCAGCCAAAATGCTAGCGACGACCATCCATATGATGCAAGGAACACCTTATATATACCAAGGCGAAGAGTTCGGTATGACAAATCCGAAGTTTGATAAGATTGATGACTATCGTGATGTGGAATCATTAAATATGTTTGAAATTCTGAAAAAGGATGGATTGCCAGAACAAGAGATTATTGAGATCTTAAAACAAAAATCTCGTGATAATTCCCGAACTCCAGTCCAATGGAATGCAAGCGAACATGCTGGATTCACCACTGGAACTCCTTGGATTTATACAGCTGCAAATTACAAAGAAATTAATGCAGAAAATGCGATGAAGGATTCAGATTCTGTGTTCTATCATTATCAAGAACTCATCCATTTACGCAAAGAATATGATGTGATCACGAACGGGGATTATGAATTGGTTTCCGAAGACCATGATTCTGTCTTTGCATTTGCACGCAAAACAGAACATGAAATGCTGTTAGTTATTAATAACTTTTATGGAAAAGACATAGCTTATTCTCTCCCAGAGGGTTTAGACATTGATGGACTGACAAGCAGTGTGTTACTCTCAAATTATGAGGACTCAGCACCACTTTCCAAGGAAATTCAGTTAAGACCGTATGAGTCCATTGTTTATCATTTGAAAAAATAA
- a CDS encoding thiol-disulfide oxidoreductase DCC family protein → MGAIILFDGVCNFCNSSVQFIIKRDPTGYFKFASLQSETGQQQLEKYGVSKEIDSLIVIEKQSVYIKSSAALQISRKLTGFWRFFSILRVFPPVFRDYLYDLVAKNRYNWFGKRDSCMLPTAEMKKRFLD, encoded by the coding sequence ATGGGTGCAATCATTTTGTTCGATGGAGTATGCAACTTCTGTAATAGCAGTGTTCAGTTCATTATAAAAAGGGACCCAACGGGATATTTCAAATTCGCTTCACTTCAAAGTGAGACAGGACAGCAGCAATTAGAGAAATATGGGGTTAGTAAAGAGATTGACAGCCTTATAGTGATTGAAAAGCAAAGTGTATATATCAAATCAAGTGCAGCATTACAGATAAGCAGAAAATTAACTGGTTTTTGGAGGTTCTTTTCGATCCTTAGGGTCTTCCCTCCTGTTTTTAGAGATTACCTTTACGACTTGGTGGCTAAAAATCGTTATAACTGGTTTGGCAAAAGGGACAGCTGCATGCTGCCTACAGCAGAAATGAAAAAACGCTTCCTGGATTAA
- a CDS encoding VOC family protein, which produces MKEQITPYLSFDGNAKQALEFYKEVLGAEVTGVQTFGEADYPTPPEANDRVMHAQLKKGNISLMFSDTFPGQSTVVGNNITLTLEPESEEEIQHLYDALRKNGKPLNELEDTFWGAKYARVQDQFGIIWELNYQKS; this is translated from the coding sequence GTGAAGGAACAGATTACACCATATTTATCGTTTGATGGTAATGCGAAACAAGCTTTGGAGTTTTATAAAGAAGTTTTAGGGGCTGAAGTTACCGGAGTTCAAACCTTTGGAGAAGCAGATTACCCAACTCCTCCTGAAGCAAATGATCGGGTAATGCACGCGCAGCTAAAAAAAGGTAACATCTCTCTTATGTTTTCAGATACCTTCCCAGGACAGTCGACTGTTGTAGGAAACAATATAACTCTTACGCTCGAGCCTGAAAGTGAAGAGGAAATTCAACATTTGTATGACGCTCTACGTAAAAACGGCAAACCACTTAACGAGCTAGAGGATACCTTCTGGGGAGCAAAATATGCGAGGGTTCAAGATCAGTTCGGGATTATTTGGGAATTGAATTATCAAAAGTCATAA
- a CDS encoding M14 family metallopeptidase, translating into MDIYVRQGDSLWYYSQLFRINIQLLIDSNRDIQPSQLAAGQRIRIPGFLGQNYQIQRGDSFWSIAQNRNLSLDALLLANPNVNPNRLLVGQNIKVPLRVTWRLVQGKQHYDFSRMMSDIARLQEVYPFLRVTNAGNSVLGNRIPEVLLGNGSKRVHYNASFHANEWITTPVLMTFLNDYCLSLTNGSSIRGLSTIPLYRQSMLSLVPMVNPDGVSLVMNGPPENETWRNRVIELNRGSTDFSGWKANIRGVDLNDQFPALWELEKARNPTEPGPRDYGGEHPLSEPEAIAMADLTRRRDFARVLAFHTQGEVIYWGFENLEPPESEVIVNEFARVSGYEPVRSIESYAGYKDWFIQDWRRPGFTVELGTGTNPLPLSQFDEIYEEVLGIFLAGLYM; encoded by the coding sequence ATGGACATCTATGTGAGACAAGGTGATTCTTTATGGTATTACAGTCAACTGTTTCGAATCAATATTCAACTGCTTATTGATTCTAACCGGGATATTCAACCCAGTCAGCTTGCTGCCGGACAGCGAATCCGAATTCCCGGATTTCTTGGTCAGAATTATCAAATCCAACGCGGTGATTCTTTTTGGAGTATTGCGCAAAACCGCAATCTATCACTGGATGCGCTGCTGCTTGCGAACCCTAATGTAAATCCTAATCGACTATTAGTCGGGCAAAATATCAAGGTTCCACTTAGGGTTACTTGGAGACTCGTTCAAGGAAAGCAGCATTATGATTTTAGCCGTATGATGAGTGATATCGCTCGTTTGCAAGAGGTATATCCATTTCTACGGGTAACCAATGCAGGAAATTCAGTCCTTGGCAACCGGATACCTGAAGTTTTACTAGGTAATGGCAGTAAAAGAGTTCATTATAATGCTTCTTTTCATGCAAATGAATGGATAACTACACCTGTCTTAATGACATTCTTAAATGATTATTGTTTGTCGCTTACGAATGGAAGTTCCATACGCGGTCTATCGACTATTCCATTATACAGGCAAAGCATGCTGTCTCTTGTCCCAATGGTTAACCCAGACGGAGTTAGTCTTGTGATGAACGGTCCCCCAGAAAATGAAACTTGGAGAAATAGAGTTATCGAACTTAATCGTGGAAGTACTGATTTTTCTGGCTGGAAAGCAAATATTCGAGGAGTTGACTTAAATGACCAGTTCCCTGCACTCTGGGAATTGGAGAAAGCTAGGAATCCTACTGAACCTGGACCACGGGATTATGGGGGTGAACATCCGTTATCAGAGCCAGAAGCAATTGCGATGGCAGATTTGACTAGAAGACGTGACTTTGCTCGGGTTCTAGCCTTTCATACACAGGGTGAGGTCATTTACTGGGGGTTTGAGAACTTGGAGCCGCCAGAGTCCGAAGTGATTGTTAATGAATTTGCAAGAGTTAGTGGCTACGAGCCTGTTAGGTCCATAGAAAGTTATGCGGGGTATAAGGATTGGTTTATCCAGGATTGGCGCCGGCCAGGGTTTACCGTTGAGCTCGGAACAGGTACCAACCCCCTCCCGCTGAGTCAATTTGATGAAATTTATGAAGAAGTACTAGGGATCTTCTTGGCTGGACTGTATATGTAG
- the treR gene encoding trehalose operon repressor, producing the protein MTNKYQIIFNTIVDQIKSGEIPPNSLLPSENELKEQYDTSRETIRKALNLLAQNGYIQKVRGKGSIVIDINKFDFPVSGLVSFKELADKMEKKPRTIVNELSLIFKPDAYIKQQLQLSGKDQVWKIVRTREIGGKKIILDKDYLAAKYVPSITEEICANSIYAYLENDLNLKISFAKKEIVVEEPTAEDRSFLDLEGFHNIVVIKNYVYLEDASLFQYTESRHRPDKFRFVDFARRTQ; encoded by the coding sequence ATGACGAATAAGTATCAAATTATCTTTAATACGATTGTGGACCAAATTAAAAGCGGGGAAATTCCGCCGAACTCCCTTCTCCCCTCTGAAAATGAACTGAAGGAACAATACGATACTTCTAGAGAAACGATCAGAAAAGCCTTAAACCTTCTTGCTCAAAATGGCTACATTCAAAAAGTAAGGGGTAAAGGTTCAATCGTTATTGATATTAATAAATTTGATTTTCCGGTTTCTGGTCTGGTTAGTTTTAAAGAATTAGCGGATAAAATGGAAAAAAAGCCAAGGACGATTGTCAATGAGTTATCGTTAATTTTCAAGCCGGATGCCTATATCAAGCAGCAGCTGCAGCTTTCAGGAAAGGACCAAGTTTGGAAAATTGTTCGAACGCGGGAAATTGGCGGCAAGAAAATCATTCTTGATAAAGATTATCTTGCTGCAAAATACGTCCCTTCTATCACGGAGGAAATATGCGCAAACTCCATATATGCCTACCTTGAAAATGACTTAAACCTGAAGATTAGCTTTGCAAAAAAGGAAATAGTCGTAGAAGAACCAACTGCTGAAGATCGTTCATTTTTAGACTTAGAGGGTTTCCATAATATTGTCGTCATTAAAAACTATGTGTATTTAGAGGATGCAAGTCTTTTCCAGTATACCGAATCCCGGCACCGTCCAGACAAATTCAGATTTGTTGACTTTGCCCGTAGAACGCAATAA
- the treP gene encoding PTS system trehalose-specific EIIBC component: MTKFTESAKELLEHVGGKENIAAVTHCVTRMRFVLNDPSKADVTKIEALKPVKGTFTQAGQFQVIIGNDVSTFYNDFVKVAGVSEATKDEAKVAAKQNMNWLQRMIAHLADIFTPLIPALVVGGLILGFRNVIGDIKLLEDGTKTIVEVSQFWAGVHAFLWLIGEAVFHFLPVGITWAVARKMGATPILGIVLGITLVSPQLLNAYGVAGAKEIPTWDFGFAQIEMIGYQAQVIPAILAGFVLSFLELRLRKIVPNSISMIVVPFLALIPTVLIAHTVLGPIGWTIGSWISDVVYTSLTSAFGWLFAAIFGFAYAPLVITGLHHMTNAIDLQLMSELGGTNLWPMIALSNIAQGSAVLAMIFINRKNEEEKQVSIPAAISCYLGVTEPAMFGINLKYGFPFLAAMIGSLVAAVISVGSDVMANSIGVGGLPGFLSIQPQHMMMFAIAMLVAIVVPFILTIIFAKTGMNKFSFKK; this comes from the coding sequence ATGACGAAGTTCACTGAGTCAGCGAAAGAACTGCTCGAACACGTTGGGGGCAAGGAAAACATTGCTGCAGTAACTCATTGTGTGACGAGAATGCGCTTTGTTTTAAATGATCCTAGCAAAGCGGATGTAACAAAAATTGAAGCTCTTAAACCTGTAAAAGGTACTTTTACCCAAGCAGGACAATTCCAGGTAATCATCGGAAACGATGTATCTACCTTCTATAATGACTTTGTTAAGGTTGCGGGTGTGAGTGAAGCAACGAAAGACGAAGCAAAAGTAGCTGCAAAGCAAAATATGAATTGGCTGCAACGAATGATCGCCCATCTTGCAGATATCTTTACACCGTTAATTCCTGCATTAGTTGTAGGTGGTTTAATCCTTGGATTTAGAAACGTAATCGGTGACATTAAATTGCTTGAAGATGGAACGAAGACGATTGTTGAAGTTTCTCAATTCTGGGCTGGTGTTCACGCTTTCCTATGGTTAATCGGTGAAGCAGTGTTCCACTTCCTGCCAGTCGGTATCACATGGGCAGTCGCTAGAAAAATGGGTGCAACACCAATCCTTGGTATTGTCCTTGGTATTACGTTAGTATCTCCGCAATTACTTAATGCCTATGGTGTTGCAGGAGCCAAAGAAATTCCAACATGGGATTTTGGCTTTGCTCAAATTGAAATGATCGGTTATCAAGCTCAAGTAATCCCTGCTATCTTAGCTGGATTTGTACTCTCATTCTTAGAGTTAAGACTTAGAAAAATTGTTCCAAATTCAATCTCTATGATTGTGGTTCCGTTCTTAGCGTTAATTCCAACTGTATTAATTGCACATACCGTTTTAGGTCCTATCGGATGGACAATTGGTTCTTGGATTTCTGATGTTGTATATACAAGCTTAACTTCTGCTTTTGGCTGGTTATTTGCCGCTATCTTTGGTTTTGCATATGCACCACTTGTTATTACAGGTTTACACCATATGACAAATGCTATTGACTTACAATTAATGTCAGAGCTTGGTGGAACAAACCTTTGGCCAATGATTGCTTTATCAAATATTGCTCAAGGTTCTGCCGTTCTTGCGATGATCTTCATCAATCGTAAAAATGAAGAAGAAAAACAAGTTTCAATCCCAGCAGCGATCTCTTGTTACCTAGGTGTTACAGAGCCAGCGATGTTCGGTATTAACTTAAAATATGGCTTCCCTTTCCTTGCAGCGATGATTGGATCTCTAGTAGCAGCAGTCATTTCTGTAGGCAGCGATGTCATGGCTAACTCAATCGGTGTCGGCGGTCTTCCAGGATTCCTTTCTATTCAGCCGCAACACATGATGATGTTCGCAATTGCAATGCTTGTAGCAATCGTAGTTCCGTTCATCTTAACGATCATCTTTGCAAAAACAGGTATGAACAAATTTTCATTTAAAAAATAA
- a CDS encoding arsenic transporter translates to MYQPSTVIITVLAFFLTMVMIFIRPKNMNEAIPATIGAVIVMLSGSVSLADLMDIGSKVTGAAVTIIATIVMAIVLESFGFFRWTAALMLKVSKGSGIRLFWYTLLLCFLMTMFFNNDGSILITTPILILIFKNIGLKNRQKIPYLLSGALIATASSAPIGVSNIVNLIALKIIGMDLYLQTAMMFVPATLGLLFLAYLLLLVFKKDIPKEIQLHSYTLPLLNNNRFHPLQRKNEDMFEKQKKLMIQMLIFVFIVRISLFVASFLNISVSLIAVLGSIILLIWRWIHLKKNPKDVLFKIPWHILIFAFCMYVIIYGLHNIGLTALLVEHLSSIVNGSLLHASVTMGIITAFLSNLFNNHPALMVSTLALTEMGLKPLLTQTVYLANIIGSDIGSLILPIGTLATLIWMDILKKNKIKITWMDYIKVTIIVIPPTLVFTLIGLYLWLLLVFV, encoded by the coding sequence ATGTATCAACCATCGACGGTAATCATAACCGTATTGGCATTTTTTCTAACCATGGTGATGATTTTTATCCGTCCGAAAAATATGAATGAGGCTATTCCTGCAACCATTGGTGCAGTCATTGTCATGTTAAGCGGCAGCGTTTCTCTAGCTGACTTAATGGATATAGGCTCGAAAGTCACAGGGGCGGCTGTAACCATCATTGCAACAATTGTTATGGCGATTGTACTAGAAAGTTTTGGCTTCTTTAGATGGACGGCGGCACTGATGTTAAAAGTATCAAAAGGGTCCGGAATTCGTTTATTCTGGTATACATTATTACTTTGCTTTTTGATGACAATGTTTTTCAATAATGACGGAAGTATATTAATTACCACACCTATTCTCATTCTTATATTTAAAAATATCGGTTTAAAGAACCGCCAAAAGATACCATACCTATTAAGTGGTGCCTTAATCGCAACTGCTTCGAGTGCTCCAATTGGAGTAAGTAATATTGTTAATTTAATTGCGCTAAAAATTATTGGTATGGACCTTTACCTTCAAACAGCCATGATGTTTGTTCCAGCCACGCTTGGACTACTATTTTTGGCTTATTTACTACTCCTCGTTTTCAAGAAGGACATCCCTAAAGAAATCCAACTCCATTCTTATACGCTGCCGTTGTTGAATAACAATCGTTTTCACCCATTACAAAGAAAAAACGAGGATATGTTTGAAAAACAAAAGAAGTTAATGATTCAAATGCTCATCTTTGTCTTTATCGTTAGAATCAGCCTTTTTGTAGCCTCGTTTTTGAATATCTCTGTTTCTTTGATAGCCGTATTAGGTTCAATCATTTTACTAATCTGGAGATGGATCCACCTAAAGAAAAATCCAAAAGACGTATTATTTAAAATACCTTGGCATATCTTGATTTTCGCTTTCTGTATGTATGTAATCATATATGGATTACACAATATTGGGTTAACAGCCCTTCTGGTAGAACATTTAAGTTCTATTGTAAATGGCAGTTTACTTCACGCAAGCGTTACCATGGGAATCATAACCGCATTCCTATCGAATCTATTTAATAACCACCCGGCATTAATGGTTTCGACACTTGCATTAACAGAGATGGGATTAAAACCATTATTAACACAAACCGTTTACTTAGCAAATATTATTGGGAGTGATATCGGTTCCTTAATCCTGCCGATTGGTACCCTTGCCACATTAATTTGGATGGATATCTTGAAGAAAAACAAGATTAAAATAACCTGGATGGATTATATAAAAGTTACCATCATTGTCATTCCGCCAACGCTCGTTTTTACTCTTATTGGACTGTACCTATGGCTGCTGTTAGTATTTGTATAA
- a CDS encoding mechanosensitive ion channel family protein: protein MDFLSISQNISEYIKEYLVLKLLIMVLFLVIGTYLINRSVDWFFRKSNLLDEEVEQTIQGVIRSTLRYAVGIILLIFLISQFVDLKGILAGAGIVGVIVGFAAQQMLKDILLGFIRLSDKEFRVGHFVTFNGQISGTIEEIGIRFMQIREWSGKLLTIPHGEIRTIQNYNKGRMRVIEKITVSYQEDPRRIKQLLEAVCAACNEKLDQSLLRLEDGSAEECFQYVGITDLNPNLKYVGYEFCVVGLVNPDDYFETSRQVRFELMSVFYEHQVQMPASNFALLPQKEPQEE from the coding sequence ATGGATTTTTTGTCAATCTCACAAAATATTTCGGAATACATAAAAGAGTATTTAGTCTTAAAATTATTGATTATGGTTTTGTTTTTGGTGATTGGCACTTATTTAATCAATCGATCCGTGGATTGGTTCTTTAGAAAGTCTAATTTATTGGATGAAGAAGTGGAACAAACCATACAAGGTGTTATCCGCTCGACCTTAAGATATGCAGTTGGGATTATTCTGCTGATTTTTCTAATCAGTCAATTTGTAGACCTTAAAGGCATTCTCGCGGGGGCAGGGATTGTAGGGGTAATTGTTGGATTTGCGGCTCAACAAATGTTAAAAGATATACTTTTAGGCTTTATTCGATTATCCGATAAGGAATTCCGGGTTGGTCATTTTGTGACATTCAACGGACAGATATCAGGGACCATAGAAGAAATAGGGATACGCTTTATGCAAATTCGTGAGTGGTCTGGAAAACTTCTCACAATTCCACATGGAGAAATAAGGACAATACAAAATTATAATAAAGGAAGAATGCGTGTTATCGAGAAAATAACCGTTAGCTATCAAGAAGACCCGCGGAGAATAAAGCAATTATTAGAAGCAGTTTGCGCTGCCTGTAATGAAAAACTTGATCAAAGTTTATTAAGACTAGAAGATGGCTCTGCTGAAGAATGCTTTCAGTACGTTGGGATTACAGACTTAAATCCAAATCTTAAATATGTCGGATATGAGTTTTGTGTGGTTGGTTTAGTGAATCCGGATGATTACTTCGAAACTTCTCGGCAGGTTAGGTTCGAGCTAATGTCTGTTTTCTATGAGCATCAAGTACAGATGCCAGCTTCGAACTTTGCGTTACTTCCTCAAAAAGAACCTCAGGAAGAGTAG
- a CDS encoding DUF2642 domain-containing protein has translation MKLKDHVGNYIKLELSGNKPISGILIDIGSDLWVIYNGYDYLYIPTVHIQNWKFPKKEEIDEIITLSDDQSPIFHPNEEISLRKTLTAAKGIFTEIFVTSKQAVHGYIISIMNNYFVFYSPIYKTMFISLNHLKWLIPYTNNQRPYGLSNANLPVNPSNITFARSFEVQIEKLIGTLIVFNIGENENGMGKVMGIKNNFVELLTAKGDPVYLNLQHIKTVHMT, from the coding sequence ATGAAATTAAAAGACCATGTTGGTAACTATATAAAACTTGAACTTTCAGGGAATAAACCCATAAGCGGAATCTTAATTGACATCGGCAGTGATTTGTGGGTTATCTACAATGGTTATGATTATTTATACATTCCTACAGTCCATATTCAAAATTGGAAGTTTCCTAAAAAGGAAGAAATTGATGAAATCATTACTCTATCAGATGACCAATCCCCTATTTTCCATCCTAACGAGGAAATTTCATTACGAAAAACGCTAACGGCAGCTAAGGGTATTTTTACCGAAATATTTGTGACAAGTAAACAAGCCGTACACGGCTACATTATCAGCATTATGAATAATTATTTTGTATTTTACTCCCCTATTTACAAAACCATGTTTATATCCCTTAATCATTTAAAATGGTTAATTCCTTATACCAATAATCAGCGTCCCTATGGTTTAAGCAATGCAAATTTACCAGTAAACCCCTCTAACATAACATTCGCACGATCGTTTGAAGTCCAGATTGAAAAATTGATTGGGACTTTAATTGTATTTAATATCGGGGAAAATGAGAACGGTATGGGGAAAGTAATGGGAATAAAAAATAACTTTGTAGAATTGCTGACGGCTAAAGGTGATCCTGTCTATTTAAATCTTCAGCATATTAAAACCGTTCATATGACATAA
- a CDS encoding class I SAM-dependent methyltransferase, which translates to MSSTFPKWYDFFMGPLERKKFIKVRQDLLKSATGKVLEIGSGTGVNFPLYRNADHVIAIEPSQHMIDQSQSRSKLAVVPIEMVNASAERLPFEDHTFDTVVATLVFCTIPNVDEAINELKRVCKPNGKILLFEHVKMENTLLSSMQEGLTPLWKKICDGCCLNRETLKAFTSRGLKIERVEKFYKDLFIVAELRNRKE; encoded by the coding sequence TTGAGCAGTACATTTCCAAAATGGTATGATTTTTTTATGGGACCTTTGGAACGGAAGAAGTTTATTAAGGTGCGTCAAGACCTGCTTAAAAGCGCGACAGGGAAGGTACTTGAAATTGGTTCAGGGACTGGAGTTAATTTTCCTTTGTATAGAAATGCTGATCATGTCATCGCCATTGAACCAAGTCAGCATATGATTGATCAATCACAGTCAAGAAGTAAATTGGCAGTGGTGCCAATTGAAATGGTTAACGCGAGCGCGGAAAGGCTTCCGTTTGAAGATCATACATTTGATACAGTCGTTGCAACTCTTGTTTTTTGTACGATACCTAATGTGGATGAGGCTATTAATGAATTAAAAAGAGTGTGTAAACCTAACGGAAAAATACTATTGTTTGAACACGTCAAGATGGAAAATACCTTGCTTAGCAGTATGCAGGAAGGGCTAACACCTCTGTGGAAAAAAATCTGCGATGGCTGCTGTCTGAATAGAGAAACATTAAAGGCATTTACTTCACGAGGATTGAAGATTGAGAGAGTAGAGAAATTTTATAAAGACCTCTTTATTGTAGCTGAGCTAAGGAATAGAAAGGAGTAA
- a CDS encoding DUF2500 domain-containing protein, with amino-acid sequence MVVSKRTEVSGGSNDSSASTWYYITFQVESGDRMELAVRGSDYGMLAEGDVGELVFQGTRFHSFTRKQQVN; translated from the coding sequence CTGGTTGTCTCGAAACGTACCGAAGTAAGTGGTGGAAGTAATGATTCGAGCGCCAGTACTTGGTATTATATTACGTTTCAAGTTGAAAGCGGTGACAGAATGGAACTTGCCGTCAGAGGTTCTGACTATGGAATGCTTGCTGAAGGTGATGTCGGGGAACTTGTCTTCCAGGGGACAAGATTTCATAGTTTTACACGAAAACAGCAAGTTAACTAG